TGTTGAGGATTCTACCCCTGCTTAACCATGGGTATACTCAGCACCCCAACTAGCATTTGGACTGGTCCTGCATGGATGGAGTTGTCTTAGTAAGCAAACTTATCCCAGCTGTAACACTGAGTTAAACTTCTCCAGATTTAAAGTGAAGCCAATCCCATCCCCTTCTCCTACACCCCCATGCCTCTGACTTCCAACTTCCTTATCCCAGAACTTTTTGGGGATGGTGAATGTGAGGTGATAAGGAACCAAGGAGTCCCCCAGcacaggaggagaaaggaagggacTCCATCTTCTTAGGATGAAAatgcctgagagagagagtgtggtactaggagagcaggggtggtcagattagaaggagaaaacagacaaaagggaaaagcaaaaaaatagGAGAATGTAAGATTACTAAagatggaaggagagagaaaacaatgcAAGTGGAAAAGAACTGCCACCCGCCAGCTTAAACCTTATTCAGTTTTATTTGTTCATTTTCTTGCATTTGGCCAAGTTCTAACATTTGAGATTTTGCAGCCCTACATTTTAAGCACCCATGTGTATATCTCAGAAGGTGTTTGTGTCAGGTATGATGATGGCTCACTGcatgtggggcagcaggggagctaAATAAACAGAGCTGGGcttgccaagcacaatggggtgctTTGTGTGAGTTGCACCTAAGTCTAGCATCAGATTTAGCACTAGCTATTGCCTGCTCACTTCCCATGTGTAGGAGTACAGTTATAGAACGCCCACCCACAGCCAGCATGGTGACAGACCGTTACCACCTAATGAGGGAGAACTTGGATTTGCTTTTACGTCCCTGCGGGGGTGCGGCTGACTTGAAAGAGCCTCCTGATAGTATGCTACAACCTGAACTGTAATTATTGACTAAAACATTTTTGAGCCAAGTCCTCAGCTGTTGTCCGTTGCTACCAATCCATCAGAGTCCAGTGGTGCGACATCTATTTATGCTATGGGAATCTATCTGCATATTTACATTCCATCATATTTCTACCTTAAattgctgcttttttcttttttacattaaCTTAATAAACTTTCACTAGAAATACATTGCAACAGCATCTTCAATTGGGTTGGTTCACTTtcgagtgtgtgcatgtgtgtgaaaaTTGAAGACTGGAATTTCCTCAAGGGGTGTTTAATTGCTTATCCGTGCTGTATTCATGGcaactatttgtgtgtgtgtgtgtgagagagagagcatgtgggTGTAGGTATATATCAGTATGCTCATATAGGGCCAAAGTTGACAGTTCTTATGTAGGAAAAtttcctattgacatcagtagtAGTTTTATTTAggtgtaaggactgcaggatttgattTGCACTGTTTATCCATGCAGATGCCCCCTTATGTCTGGGAGGAATCCTAGTGAAGTCACTGGGTTTCTGCAGAGGGACAGGGCTGCATATATGTAATACACACTTATATTTTAGAATAAGCAAAACACAAAGTCCAGAAAAACAGGCATAAAGGAAGTCTTAACTTTTATTCTCTTTTGATTAATAAAGCCTAAATGTGAGTTCCATGTCATTCCAGCTGTTAAATCACCTTTTTCCCCAGCTTTGCCATTCTCATCCTCAGAGCTGTGGAtagaaaagagaacagaaaacctCAGTGAATAGTATGATTAGCTTTCTGCTTCTGAATCAAAATCTCCTTGTTTAGAATAAGGAAGAATGCACTTACCCCGAATGGTTAGATCCAACAGACTAAGCATTATTTTAGTATTATAGAAAGAAATTAGTAGAAAGGATTAGTGCTGGTAATTTCACAGCATAGACAAAGTACAGAGAATGAATCCATTAACACTTTTAGAAGATAGCTGGGCTAAATTTCAAagcttattaattttttttctttaatgttaaTTTAATGCAGAGCAAACAGCTGTATGGTTCTTGATTGGGATAGGTGACAAGTTTAAAAGCAAATGTGAGTAATTAAACTAAACTCTTTGTTTATAGCCTTCACTTAGTGGTTTagtttaaactagggctgttgattaattgcaggtAACTCACtattaactccaaaaaattaattgcgattaattgcactgttaaacagtagaataccaattgaaatttattaaaattttggatgtttttctacattttcaaatatattgagttcaattacaacacataatacaaagtgtacactgctcactttatattttttattacaaatatttgtactgtaaaatgataaaagatgattttcaatttacctcatacaagtgtgtagtgcaacctctttattgtgaaagtgcaacttacaaatgtgggTTCTGggtttttcttttgctgttacataactgcattcaaacaaaacaatgaaaaactttagcgcctacaagtccactcagtcctagttcttgttcagccaatcactaagagaaacaagtttgtttacatttatgggagatgctgctgctgccaacttcttatttacaatgtcactagacagtgagaacaggtgttcacatgggacttttgtagctgacattgccaggtatttatgtgccagatatgctaaacattcgtatacccCTTTGTGCTTTggccgccattccagaggacatgcttccatgctgatgatgctcgtttttaaaataaaataaataaaaaatccattaattaaatttgtgactgaactccttagggggagaattgtatgtctccggctctgttttaatctgcattctgccatatatttcatgcttGCAATGCGATAACAATTAACGGTAATgtgccagattcatccctggggtaactccacggatttcagtggagttaccagGATGAACTTGGTAGTTGGATTTGAGCGAATTATTGATTTgtaaacagttttttttctttctctaagCAGTAGCCCTTTGTAATACATTGTTACTTTGGATATAAGAGGTTTTCctggttttgtttcctttttagaaCTACCAGTATGACTACAAGGCTGTATGGAACAATTAGTCATTTCCTGGCTTTTTCCACCATCTAATAGGGCAAGGGGTGGTGACAAAaagatgggggaaggagagggatgtGGCCCTGTTCCATGTTCCACTGGGAATTTTAAAATACGCTGTTAGAGATAGTATTGCACATAGGGGGTGAAAttctgtccccattgaagtccatgacaAAACTTCTATTGATGTCTATGGGGCTAGGATTACATCCAATGATCTGTTTCTCCTCTCTCTTATACAAAttttaaatcagtggaattagGCAAAGATAAGAATGGTTTAAAAGAACTACATTTAAGGCTTGCTTtattcccactgaaataattGTTAGTTTACTGTTAAAATGATGCAGGACCAGCCTGTGAGTGTATTTCTATCTGCCAAAAGAAATTCAGCTTCTGAAAGTGAAAGAAAAGTAAACTTTAAAATTTCTGGCTGCATGGTGCATGACTGCACCATGCGAACATGAAATAAGTGAATGCATCCTTTCACAATAGCTATGCAGAAGCTTCTCCAAGTACAGTGATACTCAGGCAATATTACTTGAAATTGCTAGCTTGCTACAATGAAGTATCCATGTCCTGTGGagatatttacatttaaattgcTACTCCTTTCCTAACATTCTAACTATTGCTAGATCACCAGTGGATTGTTAGCTAAGGTCCAATCTTGCATGTCTTCTGCAATCAAAACTACTGGGaattttggagggtgggaggggtacAGGATCAGGATGCAATTGAATACATTTGAGTTATATTATGAtgatatctttttcttttaaatgtaatataACCTTTACCAGTTGAGTGAAACATGCTCCTCTTATTCTTTAGATATATTTCACTGATAGCTAAATTATagtataaatataaaacatattCGCTTACTTTGATAGACAACTATTGCTATTTGaggatttctttttaacatttttataaaattgtACAGCAAGAAAGAGTGCAAGACTGTAGATGTTAACAGATTAGAAAAAAGTAaggtattttaataaataaagacagATAGACAATACAGACAGACTGAAGTTAATATACAGACAGGAAAATGGCATTttgtcatattttaaaaactataaaaatatctaaataaatcAGGCTAGAAAAAACATTAATTTGCATAAACATAGTCAAGGCAAGGTAGGCAAAATTGATCCAAGAAGAATGTAAAGCTGCTTGCTAAACAGTCTTTCTAATTTAAGGCATAAATTAGATTATACAGGAAGTAGTTAGAACACAGGCACAGATATGTCCCAAAAAGGAGATACATAGTGTAAGAAGCAATGCTATTAGTCACCGGAAGCAAAGTGAATGTATTCTTATACATCATATGTCAAAAGAAGTATTTTAAATTGGCATTTCTAGAAGAATCAAGAGTGTTaaatttctgtttcatttttttaatctttgaacATTGTGGAAATAGGTTTTtggaaattaattttcaaaatgatcATTATTTCAAAATATGCCAACTAGAGCATTGCTGAAGGTGAAAAAAGCATTCCAAAGTACTAAAAATTCAGATTAGCATACGTTAACAAATAAAAAGAGTAAAGACATTGACCAATAATTGTGTAATTGTCCATAAGACAGCAGAAGAATGGGAAAGTGAAAAGGATTGTTAGTTGGAAAAAAGAGTGATGCAATCAGTTGTTACATGAGTGAACAGCAGTgacatgattttccttttttattaccTGTTAACGAGGGATCCTCTGTACCGTCTCCAGATAGCTGGCCATCAAGATGAGTATGGTACATAGAGCTCAAACTTTGTTCTTGTTCTTCCAGTGATATGGAATTTTTGTGGGATGATTTATTCATGTTTCCACCTAGGTTGTCCTCCGGGATCCTCTGTGGAACTTCTGCTATTTGCTTGCTGGGTGGCTGGTAAACTTGACTGTAATGGCCTACAGGATGATACGATGGTCTCTCAGAGTTGCTGTCATCTTCATCATCGTCATCAATGACAACCAGTTCCGCACGGATAATTCCATCATATCTGGACAAGTTtttgtttgctgctgcttcttcataATCATCTACATGCTGATAACCCATGAAAATCATTGTAACAGGTTCTGTATCATCCACATAACATGGCACAGCTTGAACAATGCTGTACCTAATGTCTTCATCAGCATCCTGAGTTACAGGAGACTTTTCACTGGTATTCTCTGAGTTCATAAACATTGCCTCACAATGATTCTCTCTTATCTTCTGATAGGGTTCCAAATCCTTTTGTAGAGCTCCTCTTTTGTCATTATGTATTATCCTGTTTTTTGGATTAATGTGTACCTTTCCCTCTTTTTGCTGAGACCCCGGAGAGGGAGACTTTGGCAGTATTACTTTGGGAAGATCAAAACCATTTTCTTCATTATGTTGCCTGTTGCCTTTGTTATAGAAAGATTCATTTTGATGATTGCCAAGTTCATTAGTCTCTTTTTTAACAGTGTCTTCCAAATTTGGTCCAGGAACTAATTTGTCTTTCTGGGGAGTTGTTGGCCTATAAAACTGGTTTGCATACACAGGCTCATGATACTCTGTAGGAGATTTAGcatttttttcagttgcttttcttAAAAGATCTTCCACCTCAACAGGTGCAAGCTCATCTATGCCATTGTGTGTTATGCTGCCGTTGGACCACGTTGCATAGACTGACTTCCTACCATCGTCATAGACTTTTACTCCTGTACTTTTAAACTCATCAGACGGAAGAGGTATGGTAGACAAAACTGTGCTTTCTCCAGTCTTCATGTCTTTCTCAACTTTAATTTCCATGGCAAACAATGCTGTTAAGAGAAATAAGAACTTAACATTGATAACATAGTAGCTGCAACAAATATTTAGATCCTATCCTTATGATAGGTGGTTTGGATAAACTGTCAAATCTCGTAGTCCAATTGTCAGCAGAGATTGTTGTCCTGTGCCACAGAATTTGGATCCTGAGTCTAAGGCACCAAAGAATGAGGCATGCACTAAGATCTAAGCTTTTGGTTCAGCATAGAATAGCAAAAATGGTCAACCTTGTCATTTGAATCCAGATCTGGGTTCTGAGATTGAACCCCCACTTTATCCCCTGCTGTCCTCCTCAAAGTTTGAAGATattaagaaataatattttggtTGGGACTCATCTCTGATAGAAAATCAGCTGTTTGAGGCTCTAATATGCAACACCAAATGAGAAAGCCAGGTTAAACTTGAGGCCAGCTCCTACAAGGTGCCAAGCAGTGGGAGTCAATGGGAATCGAGGGAGTGTAATGCTACGCAGGAGTAGAGTCTTGGTCTTAGACAGTGGGAGACAGGAAGCTTTGCGGAGGTCAGGGGGTGGTTAGATTTGGGTTACTCAGCAGGCATAATTGCTCATGGAAAATGCATTATGTGGACTACTATCAGAACCAGATAGGGTTACATCAAGTACAGTAAGTCAGTGCTGGATGAAAGTGCTAGAAAACATGGGGCCTCATTCTCAATGGTACATCAGTTATACAGCAGTGCCACTCAACTGACTACAATGGAGTTACTGTGTGTAAGTAAGAAGAGAATTATGCCTATTATCTGTAGTCTCTCGATCCTTTCCCTAAATAAGTTAGCTTTAATTTTTTAAGAGGCTTATGAACCATTACAAATCTGCACTCTTTCTAAAGTTACTACCAATCTGTACCTCTTCTGTTTTCCTCATCATCCTCAGTTCCTGCCTGTCCTGCCCTTTTCAGTGCAGAAGGTCTGAAGGATTTTGGAAGGTCGGGTATATTGGTATATATGTAGTCCACTGgctctgttaaaaataaataaataggagaTCCACAGTACTTTTCATTGGCTTCATgcaacaaacattaaaaaaattttttttaatataaaatgcttCTGTTGAACATACCTTCTTGAATTTCTGCTTTAGCTACCTTCACAGACTATGAAGAAAGAACAACAAAATGTGATATgtgattatttcagttttaagaaATTAACTCAAAACACAGAGACTTTTCTACTGCACAACTCTTTAACTTTCTGTGTTGCTCAGTTTGAACTGGAAGATATCTGGAAATGGAAACAGCCTCTCAACAGGACAGTTGTAGTGGTGGGGCAAGCTTTcccactccactctgccagcATGCTTTATCTATCCCCTTAGAGTCTGGCTCCTGATGGCCTCTCTCTCACAGTTTCACGTGGCACTAGAGAACAACCCATAGATTTGTACTTCTGGAGTGTAGAGGACCGGGTGTTCTTAGTGGAGGGCCCTCACTTCAGGAATTACTTTTCCCCCTGGAGCTGACAAAGCCACCGGGCAATTGTGGctgtgagtaatctcattgaagtcagtgagtctATTTGCATGAGCAAGTGTTGTGCACTCTGGCCCCAAGTTTGTTGACTTTCAGGCATATTGCTGAAAATCTGTTTAGCTAGGGTTTTCCTGAAGTTATGGGTTAAGGCTTCTCTTTTATTTCAAGAGGGAGATAAGagggttttaaaaaatgctgttgaCATTTTGTCAGCGTAGCTTACTAATGATTAATGGTACCATACAATTTTTATTGTAAGTGCACTTAGGATCTATGACAGGTGAACAATATAGTGTAGTTGTAgccctgtcagtcccaggatactagagagacaaacTAGTTGTCACAATATAGTTGCTTGGAGTGACCACCTCAAGGGTTTAGGTAGCTCAGTGTCCATGCTCCTTATTCATTCCTtgccctctctgctgagattgcctgCAAAGCTGACAATTGCAGTGTGTGATTTCGTGATATGCTGTAGATATTTTTTCCATAGAGTAATGGGCTGAAACCACCAAACTCTTTACATATAGATCATGTAGCCATTGGATACTATAATCTTTTGGTCACTCTTCTGTGTTAGATTTGAACTAATGAGGTGAAATACCCCATATCTCATTATCAGTCTCATGATCCATTCAATTCCTCTTTAATTCATTATTATAACAAATAGATTTTAGTAAAGAGTCCTGTTTTCCGAAGTGTTGTAACACCAACCTTTAAGATATCTTCTGCTGTTCTCTCAACTGATTTAAGCTTCTTTAAAATTGCCTGTTCATTAACTGAGATTTTCATCTCTTCTTTTTCCAGAGCTTCAATTTCTTTCTCAAGTCTGCAAGTAtaacatattttatataataatatttaaagaATAGGTATTAAAATGCAATTATGCTTTCAGTATATTTCCTATAGAGATATCGATGGGCCTGATTCCTCTCACACTTACACCATTTTTACACTGATGAAACTGATTTGCTCTTGATTTAGGAAGGTATGAAATCAGGATATGCCTGTTTGTCACAGATCTCTTCAGAGGATACTTTGAAAATAAGCAGATTAAGGCACTCTGGTAAAGTTTCTTTATTAACTTGTttagaagaggtgggggaggggtcaggccCCT
The nucleotide sequence above comes from Chelonia mydas isolate rCheMyd1 chromosome 8, rCheMyd1.pri.v2, whole genome shotgun sequence. Encoded proteins:
- the PALMD gene encoding palmdelphin isoform X2 is translated as MSNWRVAGTCTTKGLEKEIEALEKEEMKISVNEQAILKKLKSVERTAEDILKSVKVAKAEIQEEPVDYIYTNIPDLPKSFRPSALKRAGQAGTEDDEENRRALFAMEIKVEKDMKTGESTVLSTIPLPSDEFKSTGVKVYDDGRKSVYATWSNGSITHNGIDELAPVEVEDLLRKATEKNAKSPTEYHEPVYANQFYRPTTPQKDKLVPGPNLEDTVKKETNELGNHQNESFYNKGNRQHNEENGFDLPKVILPKSPSPGSQQKEGKVHINPKNRIIHNDKRGALQKDLEPYQKIRENHCEAMFMNSENTSEKSPVTQDADEDIRYSIVQAVPCYVDDTEPVTMIFMGYQHVDDYEEAAANKNLSRYDGIIRAELVVIDDDDEDDSNSERPSYHPVGHYSQVYQPPSKQIAEVPQRIPEDNLGGNMNKSSHKNSISLEEQEQSLSSMYHTHLDGQLSGDGTEDPSLTALRMRMAKLGKKVI
- the PALMD gene encoding palmdelphin isoform X1 codes for the protein MEEAELLKERFQAITDKRKLQEEITQKRLKVEEEKLKYQHLKKKALREKWLLDGLSALTPKEQENMQKHNKKDQERTNELEQSILRLEKEIEALEKEEMKISVNEQAILKKLKSVERTAEDILKSVKVAKAEIQEEPVDYIYTNIPDLPKSFRPSALKRAGQAGTEDDEENRRALFAMEIKVEKDMKTGESTVLSTIPLPSDEFKSTGVKVYDDGRKSVYATWSNGSITHNGIDELAPVEVEDLLRKATEKNAKSPTEYHEPVYANQFYRPTTPQKDKLVPGPNLEDTVKKETNELGNHQNESFYNKGNRQHNEENGFDLPKVILPKSPSPGSQQKEGKVHINPKNRIIHNDKRGALQKDLEPYQKIRENHCEAMFMNSENTSEKSPVTQDADEDIRYSIVQAVPCYVDDTEPVTMIFMGYQHVDDYEEAAANKNLSRYDGIIRAELVVIDDDDEDDSNSERPSYHPVGHYSQVYQPPSKQIAEVPQRIPEDNLGGNMNKSSHKNSISLEEQEQSLSSMYHTHLDGQLSGDGTEDPSLTALRMRMAKLGKKVI